A stretch of Spodoptera frugiperda isolate SF20-4 chromosome 6, AGI-APGP_CSIRO_Sfru_2.0, whole genome shotgun sequence DNA encodes these proteins:
- the LOC118267558 gene encoding uncharacterized protein LOC118267558 isoform X2 → MLTDKPWIGLGPHNRWDRAPRIDMDLGYTGLGPHLPPVQVAEDRNYLDDEIRGASEKRSAVATALNSGRRRRQPTPALGKAVTPYVGVGVLNDMGSFFDSLRDNLETLVSLSPQERSTLFQDPPSVVPAPASNTGGGGSGIRKLYALRPLRPTGNIRRTVATRVPTTTTRACCGPDSAGRRHTPDPYTPTHSYTDTYTYSDQRNKMSHVVQARKPPHVSHMKPNYLDVSGVSLPEIILALQEYCYL, encoded by the exons ATGCTAACCGACAAACCATGGATCGGACTAGGACCTCACAACCGCTGGGACAGGGCACCTCGTATTGACATGGATTTAGGATACACGGGCTTAGGACCACACCTACCTCCGGTACAGGTGGCTGAGGATAGGAATTATCTTGATGATGAGATCAG GGGCGCGTCAGAAAAGCGATCCGCCGTGGCGACAGCACTGAACTCGGGTCGCCGGAGACGGCAGCCGACTCCGGCGCTTGGTAAGGCAGTCACGCCGTATGTCGGCGTCG GCGTGCTAAACGACATGGGCTCCTTCTTCGACTCGCTGCGTGACAACCTGGAGACGCTGGTGTCTCTCTCGCCACAGGAACGCTCCACACTCTTCCAGGACCCACCGTCTGTTGTACCCGCACCGGCTTCCA AcaccggcggcggcggcagtgGCATTAGGAAGCTGTACGCACTGCGCCCCCTCAGACCTACAGGCAACATCAG GCGGACGGTGGCTACCCGGGTGCCAACCACCACGACCCGGGCCTGCTGTGGACCGGACTCGGCCGGTAGACGACACACACCCGACCCATACACACCCACACACTCATACACCGACACGTACACATACAGTGACCAGCGTAACAAAATGAGCCATGTAGTACAGGCACGGAAACCGCCGCATGTTTCGCATATGAAACCAAATTATTTAGACGTAAGTGGTGTATCGCTACCGGAGATTATTCTAGCGCTCCAAGAGTATTGCTATCTGTGA
- the LOC118267558 gene encoding uncharacterized protein LOC118267558 isoform X1 produces MKPYAACTTAVLALLLAGTAQAQLRDGRAQSLDLLRMLTDKPWIGLGPHNRWDRAPRIDMDLGYTGLGPHLPPVQVAEDRNYLDDEIRGASEKRSAVATALNSGRRRRQPTPALGKAVTPYVGVGVLNDMGSFFDSLRDNLETLVSLSPQERSTLFQDPPSVVPAPASNTGGGGSGIRKLYALRPLRPTGNIRRTVATRVPTTTTRACCGPDSAGRRHTPDPYTPTHSYTDTYTYSDQRNKMSHVVQARKPPHVSHMKPNYLDVSGVSLPEIILALQEYCYL; encoded by the exons GTACTGCCCAGGCGCAGTTAAGGGACGGCCGAGCGCAAAGCCTGGACCTGCTCCGCATGCTAACCGACAAACCATGGATCGGACTAGGACCTCACAACCGCTGGGACAGGGCACCTCGTATTGACATGGATTTAGGATACACGGGCTTAGGACCACACCTACCTCCGGTACAGGTGGCTGAGGATAGGAATTATCTTGATGATGAGATCAG GGGCGCGTCAGAAAAGCGATCCGCCGTGGCGACAGCACTGAACTCGGGTCGCCGGAGACGGCAGCCGACTCCGGCGCTTGGTAAGGCAGTCACGCCGTATGTCGGCGTCG GCGTGCTAAACGACATGGGCTCCTTCTTCGACTCGCTGCGTGACAACCTGGAGACGCTGGTGTCTCTCTCGCCACAGGAACGCTCCACACTCTTCCAGGACCCACCGTCTGTTGTACCCGCACCGGCTTCCA AcaccggcggcggcggcagtgGCATTAGGAAGCTGTACGCACTGCGCCCCCTCAGACCTACAGGCAACATCAG GCGGACGGTGGCTACCCGGGTGCCAACCACCACGACCCGGGCCTGCTGTGGACCGGACTCGGCCGGTAGACGACACACACCCGACCCATACACACCCACACACTCATACACCGACACGTACACATACAGTGACCAGCGTAACAAAATGAGCCATGTAGTACAGGCACGGAAACCGCCGCATGTTTCGCATATGAAACCAAATTATTTAGACGTAAGTGGTGTATCGCTACCGGAGATTATTCTAGCGCTCCAAGAGTATTGCTATCTGTGA
- the LOC118267790 gene encoding uncharacterized protein LOC118267790, translating to MEQLQPPTIPHLVQVYQPSVTNSKMQNPQIIHISHPTLPTSQGKVTYQQTITSESIHIPVTSQHVTEIQSQIQMSQNQIVMSCQQGLQSLPPLPGQSQVLQGQSQVLQTSDMSQSLQIASHMIVPQHMLAGVHSYYRQYEYPKECLLAKLEPDMQIADKDVECDTETQMVPEPPKKRSRSQIPDPTSWACNIRKTKHQRGEAYINRRGKFVPERHIRNTKDCVKNCKFKCNEKISDTDREHIFKAFYTLNANEKKYFLLHTTERTCIKNNKVITNNKRKYTFKYFFNVKSERHTVCKNFYLGTLAISQKPVYNVHMGKTDLNIPKPDGRGHSKASCHSLPSEIKDRVRKHIQSFSTVESKPVVQFSKKKQYLDPSLSIKHMYNMYFSDCNKENIVPVKESMYRKIFRQEYNLHFRKVKTEQALCGRCKSTIKKK from the exons ATGGAGCAGCTACAACCGCCGACAATACCACACCTAGTACAAGTCTACCAGCCTTCTGTAACCAACAGCAAGATGCAGAATCCGCAGATCATCCACATATCTCACCCAACACTGCCCACATCACAGGGGAAGGTCACATATCAGCAAACCATCACATCAGAATCAATTCACATACCAGTAACATCACAGCATGTCACAGAAATACAAAGTCAGATACAAATGTCACAGAATCAGATAGTAATGTCTTGTCAACAAGGACTGCAGAGTCTACCACCTCTACCGGGACAGTCCCAAGTCCTGCAAGGCCAGTCCCAAGTGCTACAGACTTCAGATATGTCCCAGTCTCTCCAGATTGCATCACACATGATAGTCCCGCAGCATATGTTGGCTGGAGTACACTCTTATTACCGCCAATATGAGTATCCTAAGGAGTGTCTACTTGCTAAGCTTGAGCCTGATATGCAGATAGCAGATAAAGATGTTGA ATGTGACACAGAAACTCAAATGGTACCTGAACCACCTAAGAAAAGGTCTCGAAGTCAAATACCTGATCCAACATCCTGGGCATGCAACATAAGGAAGACAAAACACCAGCGGGGAGAGGCATACATCAATAGGCGAGGCAAGTTTGTCCCTGAGAGACACATACGAAATACAAAAGATTGTGTTAAAAACTGCAAGTTTAAATGTAATGAGAAGATCTCAGATACTGACAGAGAACATATTTTCAAAGCATTCTACACCCTCAATGCTAATGAAAAGAAGTATTTTCTGTTACACACAACTGAAAGGACatgcattaaaaataacaaagtaatCACCAACAATAAGAGAaagtatacatttaaatatttctttaatgtcAAATCCGAGAGGCATACTGTGTGTAAGAACTTCTATTTAGGTACCCTAGCTATATCTCAGAAGCCAGTGTATAATGTGCATATGGGAAAAACAGATTTAAACATACCAAAACCAGATGGCAGGGGGCACTCAAAGGCCAGCTGTCATTCACTGCCATCAGAGATTAAAGACAGAGTGAGGAAGCACATACAATCATTTTCTACCGTGGAGTCTAAACCTGTGGTACAATTTTCCAAGAAGAAACAGTACCTTGATCCAAGTTTGAGTATCAAACATATGTACAACATGTATTTCAGTGACTGCAACAAAGAGAACATTGTGCCTGTTAAAGAATCTATGTACAGAAAGATATTCAGACAGGAATACAACTTACATTTTAGGAAAGTAAAGACTGAGCAGGCTTTGTGTGGCCGATGTAAAAGTACTATCAAGAAAAAGTGA
- the LOC118267763 gene encoding mitochondrial 2-oxodicarboxylate carrier: protein MSDINTLLKQAAMQIGAGGSAGFVEVLIMQPLDLIKTRLQLQATNKNLPRTDPHYYTGIFDCVQKMYKHEGLSSFYKGILPPILAETPKRAVKFVCFEQYKKLGMTILGTSTATPLVFSLAGLGAGITEAIFVNPFEVVKVTLMANKARGKEVPSTWFVTRQIVREHGFGSRGLSKGLTATIARNGVFNMVYFGFYHSVKDIVPENKVPILDFLRKLCIGFVAGCLGSCVNIPFDVAKSRIQGPQPVKGEIKYRTTTGAMITVYREEGFRALYKGLVPKVMRLGPGGAIMLVVYEKVYHFLQTKFM from the exons ATGAGTGACATAAACACATTATTGAAGCAAGCTGCAATGCAGATAGGAGCCGGTGGTAGTGCAGGATTTGTTGAAGTCCTAATCATGCAGCCCCTGGACCTAATAAAGACTAGGCTGCAGTTGCAAGCCACCAACAAGAACCTACCAAGAACAGACCCTCATTATTACACTGGAATATTTGACTGCGTACAGAAAATGTACAAGCATGAAGGATTATCATCATTCTACAAGGGTATTTTGCCTCCTATCTTGGCTGAAACACCCAAACGAGCCGTGAAGTTTGTTTGCTttgaacaatacaaaaaacTTGGTATGACAATTCTTGGTACCAGTACAGCAACACCTTTA gtATTTTCATTAGCTGGACTTGGAGCAGGTATAACAGAAGCTATATTTGTAAACCCATTTGAAGTAGTAAAAGTAACGTTAATGGCTAATAAGGCTAGAGGGAAAGAGGTCCCAAGCACATGGTTTGTGACTAGACAAATTGTAAGAGAACATGGGTTTGGCTCCAGAGGGTTAAGCAAAGGTCTGACAGCAACCATCGCCAGAAACGGTGTTTTCAACATGGTGTATTTCGGATTCTATCACAGTGTAAAAGATATTGTACCTGAGAATAAG gTACCAATACTAGACTTCTTAAGAAAGTTGTGCATCGGTTTCGTAGCAGGATGTCTAGGATCATGTGTCAACATACCGTTTGACGTGGCCAAAAGCCGAATCCAAGGTCCGCAGCCTGTAAAAGGAGAAATAAAGTATAGAACAACTACAGGAGCAATGATAACGGTGTATCGGGAAGAAgg ATTCCGCGCCTTATACAAAGGTCTGGTTCCAAAGGTTATGAGACTGGGGCCCGGAGGAGCTATAATGCTGGTTGTATACGAAAAAGTATACCATTTCTTACAGACCAAGTTTAtgtag
- the LOC118267732 gene encoding ecdysteroid-regulated 16 kDa protein: protein MLFFVVLTVLAASANAKFYRDCGSAEATVQNVEVSGCAEDAKECILKRNTNATFSIEFTPISNVKEVQTIVHGVIMNLPVPFPLPQPDACKDNNLTCPLQAGKPVKYHTTMPILKSYPKVRVDVKWELKDENSEDLVCILIPARLQ from the exons atgttgttcttCGTAGTATTAACAGTGCTTGCTGCCAGTGCTAACGCCAAGTTCTACAGGGACTgtg GTTCTGCAGAGGCGACGGTACAGAATGTGGAGGTGTCCGGCTGCGCGGAGGACGCCAAGGAGTGCATACTCAAGAGGAACACTAACGCCACCTTCAGTATCGAGTTCACACCTA TAAGTAACGTGAAAGAGGTACAGACAATAGTCCACGGAGTGATCATGAACCTCCCGGTTCCGTTCCCTCTGCCTCAACCTGACGCCTGCAAGGACAACAACCTCACCTGCCCTCTACAG GCTGGTAAGCCAGTGAAGTACCACACCACGATGCCTATCCTCAAGTCATACCCCAAAGTCAGGGTCGACGTGAAATGGGAGCTTAAGGACGAAAACAGTGAAGATCTTGTGTGCATCCTGATTCCCGCCAGGTTACAATAa
- the LOC118267558 gene encoding uncharacterized protein LOC118267558 isoform X3 — translation MKPYAACTTAVLALLLAGTAQAQLRDGRAQSLDLLRMLTDKPWIGLGPHNRWDRAPRIDMDLGYTGLGPHLPPVQVAEDRNYLDDEIRGASEKRSAVATALNSGRRRRQPTPALGKAVTPYVGVGVLNDMGSFFDSLRDNLETLVSLSPQERSTLFQDPPSVVPAPASNTGGGGSGIRKLYALRPLRPTGNIRSYNRRSLVEADGGYPGANHHDPGLLWTGLGR, via the exons GTACTGCCCAGGCGCAGTTAAGGGACGGCCGAGCGCAAAGCCTGGACCTGCTCCGCATGCTAACCGACAAACCATGGATCGGACTAGGACCTCACAACCGCTGGGACAGGGCACCTCGTATTGACATGGATTTAGGATACACGGGCTTAGGACCACACCTACCTCCGGTACAGGTGGCTGAGGATAGGAATTATCTTGATGATGAGATCAG GGGCGCGTCAGAAAAGCGATCCGCCGTGGCGACAGCACTGAACTCGGGTCGCCGGAGACGGCAGCCGACTCCGGCGCTTGGTAAGGCAGTCACGCCGTATGTCGGCGTCG GCGTGCTAAACGACATGGGCTCCTTCTTCGACTCGCTGCGTGACAACCTGGAGACGCTGGTGTCTCTCTCGCCACAGGAACGCTCCACACTCTTCCAGGACCCACCGTCTGTTGTACCCGCACCGGCTTCCA AcaccggcggcggcggcagtgGCATTAGGAAGCTGTACGCACTGCGCCCCCTCAGACCTACAGGCAACATCAG ATCTTACAACCGCAGATCTCTCGTGGAGGCGGACGGTGGCTACCCGGGTGCCAACCACCACGACCCGGGCCTGCTGTGGACCGGACTCGGCCGGTAG